The following proteins are encoded in a genomic region of Methanobacterium sp. Maddingley MBC34:
- a CDS encoding SigmaK-factor processing regulatory protein BofA (PFAM: SigmaK-factor processing regulatory protein BofA), with translation MELLMMVIIGIILLVVGIFFASILLKLGKIALSILLHMIIGWILLFIWNILPFFKIPINILTMLVAGFGGIIGVAALILAKALGLY, from the coding sequence ATGGAACTCCTGATGATGGTGATCATTGGAATAATCCTGCTAGTTGTGGGAATATTCTTCGCCAGCATCCTGTTAAAACTGGGAAAGATTGCCCTGAGCATCCTTTTGCACATGATAATAGGGTGGATACTCCTCTTCATCTGGAACATCCTCCCATTTTTCAAAATTCCCATAAATATACTTACCATGCTTGTGGCTGGTTTTGGTGGTATAATCGGAGTGGCTGCACTTATTTTAGCCAAAGCACTTGGTTTATACTAA
- a CDS encoding transcriptional regulator (PFAM: Bacterial regulatory proteins, tetR family) translates to MAIQDRREREKEQRRKDIFKAAEKLFLSRGYDDVSMNDIASAVELSKATLYLYFDNKEELFFAIVRRGNLILNSMIKKAVENAQTGIDKVSAFRMAYHEFNRDYSDYIRIYNYFQSGRFDIADHYDIADIKEAINFKPGGTSGSMYHLDDFSMKNASEYLKDILKMRSERFSIMCNSVQTGINDGTIRPDVDPAEAAILLSSISKSMPDIPQDHEKILENKGINHEKFILDVEEMIRHMIKNKDK, encoded by the coding sequence ATGGCCATTCAAGATCGGAGGGAAAGGGAAAAGGAACAGAGGAGAAAAGATATTTTCAAGGCCGCTGAAAAATTATTTTTATCCAGAGGCTATGATGATGTTTCCATGAATGATATTGCCAGTGCAGTTGAGCTGAGCAAAGCCACTCTCTACCTCTACTTTGATAACAAGGAAGAACTTTTTTTTGCCATAGTTCGGCGTGGTAATTTGATCCTGAATTCAATGATCAAAAAAGCAGTTGAAAATGCACAGACCGGAATTGATAAAGTTTCAGCATTCAGAATGGCTTACCATGAATTTAACAGGGATTATTCAGATTATATCCGCATTTATAATTATTTCCAGTCTGGAAGGTTTGACATAGCTGACCACTATGACATAGCTGATATTAAGGAGGCTATTAACTTTAAGCCAGGAGGAACATCTGGAAGTATGTACCACCTGGATGATTTTTCCATGAAAAATGCCAGTGAATATCTGAAGGATATCCTCAAAATGCGTAGTGAACGGTTTTCCATCATGTGCAACTCTGTGCAAACCGGGATAAATGATGGGACCATCCGGCCAGATGTGGACCCAGCAGAAGCAGCGATTTTATTATCATCTATCTCAAAAAGCATGCCCGATATTCCTCAGGACCATGAAAAAATATTGGAAAACAAGGGAATCAACCACGAAAAATTTATTCTGGACGTTGAAGAGATGATTCGCCATATGATAAAAAACAAAGATAAATGA
- a CDS encoding methyl-coenzyme M reductase, gamma subunit (PFAM: Methyl-coenzyme M reductase gamma subunit~TIGRFAM: methyl-coenzyme M reductase, gamma subunit) yields MSYKPQYTPGETKIAQNRRNHMDPDFEMKKIRSINDEDIVSVLGHRNPGESYKSVHPPLDEMDFDEDLMKDLVEPIPGAKEGGRTRYVQFADSMYNAPAHPYDRARTYMSRFRGVDTGTLSGRQVIEIRELDLEEISKTLIETEFFDPAKTGLRGATVHGHSLRLDENGLMFDALQRYVYNEETGKVSYVKDQVGRPLDTPVDVGEPLDEEHLKEITTIYRSDNVGMREDKEALEAVLTIHEARTDGGYGLGVFKNDLKAKLGDDK; encoded by the coding sequence ATGTCATACAAACCCCAGTACACCCCTGGAGAAACAAAAATAGCTCAAAACCGTAGGAACCACATGGATCCTGATTTTGAGATGAAAAAAATCAGAAGTATTAATGATGAAGATATTGTTAGCGTTTTAGGTCACAGAAATCCTGGAGAAAGTTACAAATCAGTACACCCTCCATTAGATGAAATGGATTTTGACGAAGACCTGATGAAAGATCTGGTAGAACCCATCCCTGGAGCAAAAGAAGGTGGAAGGACCAGATACGTACAATTCGCAGATTCAATGTACAACGCCCCTGCACACCCCTACGACCGGGCCCGAACCTACATGTCCCGGTTCAGAGGAGTGGACACCGGAACCCTATCCGGACGACAGGTTATTGAAATCCGAGAGCTTGACTTAGAAGAGATTTCAAAAACATTAATAGAAACCGAATTCTTTGACCCTGCCAAAACTGGTTTAAGAGGAGCAACTGTACACGGTCACTCCCTAAGGCTGGATGAAAACGGACTCATGTTCGATGCTCTGCAGAGATACGTCTACAACGAAGAAACCGGTAAAGTATCTTACGTTAAAGACCAAGTCGGACGACCACTGGACACACCAGTAGATGTAGGAGAACCACTGGATGAAGAACACCTCAAAGAAATCACCACCATTTACCGCAGCGACAACGTGGGTATGAGAGAAGATAAAGAAGCTCTTGAAGCAGTTTTAACTATTCACGAAGCCAGAACTGATGGCGGATATGGATTAGGAGTTTTCAAAAACGATTTAAAAGCAAAACTGGGTGATGACAAATGA
- a CDS encoding methyltransferase, putative, TIGR00027 family (PFAM: Leucine carboxyl methyltransferase~TIGRFAM: methyltransferase, putative, TIGR00027 family), with product MPANVERGPSNTAEEVALIRIVESKKPESERICYDPLAIRFIGPETLKLLQNPEKAQEMKKEKDVVFRGVANSIAARVRYFDDFVAESLNDGFKQLVILGAGYDTRAYRMEGIEKVKVFEVDHPNTQPVKIMKIKEIFGSLPDNVEYASVDLENESLGQNLLDKGYDLSKKTLFLMEGLTMYISPETVDDILSFIVTNSKSGSTVVFDYASRIANLNEHKDQKTVKNLAKFMDKSKESMKFSLEEGKIEKFLSKRGFSDIKNMTSEDYKKAYFHGKNKDREVFSLMSFVSAVVE from the coding sequence TTGCCTGCAAACGTGGAAAGAGGACCAAGTAATACAGCTGAAGAAGTTGCACTAATCAGGATTGTGGAATCCAAAAAGCCAGAAAGTGAACGAATTTGTTATGATCCACTGGCCATCCGTTTCATCGGCCCGGAAACTTTGAAACTACTCCAGAACCCTGAAAAGGCTCAGGAAATGAAAAAAGAGAAAGACGTTGTTTTTAGGGGAGTTGCCAATTCAATTGCCGCAAGAGTAAGATATTTTGATGATTTTGTAGCGGAATCCTTGAATGATGGTTTCAAACAGCTGGTTATACTTGGTGCAGGATACGATACCCGTGCCTATCGGATGGAAGGTATCGAAAAGGTGAAGGTGTTTGAAGTGGACCACCCCAACACACAGCCAGTGAAGATTATGAAAATTAAAGAGATCTTTGGATCCCTCCCTGATAATGTTGAATATGCATCAGTTGATCTTGAAAATGAATCACTGGGTCAAAATCTGCTGGATAAAGGATATGACCTTTCAAAAAAGACTCTGTTTCTTATGGAAGGACTTACCATGTATATTTCCCCAGAAACCGTTGATGATATCCTATCTTTTATTGTAACAAATTCTAAGAGTGGAAGTACAGTTGTATTTGATTACGCTTCTAGAATTGCCAATTTAAATGAACATAAAGACCAAAAAACCGTGAAAAATCTGGCTAAATTCATGGATAAATCAAAAGAATCCATGAAATTCAGTTTGGAAGAAGGAAAGATTGAAAAATTCCTTTCAAAACGAGGTTTCTCTGATATTAAAAACATGACCAGTGAAGATTATAAAAAAGCATATTTCCATGGAAAAAACAAGGACAGGGAAGTTTTCAGTTTGATGTCATTTGTAAGTGCTGTTGTTGAATGA
- a CDS encoding argininosuccinate synthase (PFAM: Arginosuccinate synthase~TIGRFAM: argininosuccinate synthase) has protein sequence MEKVVLAFSGGLDTSVCIKLLEEEYDQKVITACVDVGQPEEEITRPAKLAGEMGLEHYTIDAKDEFAREFIFKAIKANAVYEGYPLSTALARPLIAMKIVELAEKVGANAIAHGCTGKGNDQFRFESIIRSYSDCNVIAPIRDLNLTRTEEVKYAQSHGIPLPSDKLYSIDENLWGRSIEGDILEDPMVETPEEAFNWTRSTENAPDEAEIIEISFEEGVPIEINGELMGPLDIIQRANEIAGIHGIGRVDIMEDRIIGLKSRENYETPGAVLLIAAHRALDQLVLTREELKFSEIASQTYSELVYNGLWHEPLREDLDQLIDSMQGRVSGTVRLKLHKGSIRVLGRESPFSLYQEEAVSFEDKEMDQREMAGMVKNYGIQAACYQDICRRK, from the coding sequence ATGGAAAAAGTGGTTCTGGCGTTCAGCGGTGGGCTGGACACCTCAGTATGCATAAAATTACTGGAAGAAGAATATGACCAGAAAGTTATAACTGCCTGTGTGGATGTTGGGCAGCCTGAAGAGGAAATCACGCGCCCTGCTAAACTGGCAGGTGAGATGGGCCTTGAACATTACACCATCGATGCTAAAGATGAATTTGCACGTGAATTCATATTTAAAGCCATTAAAGCCAATGCAGTTTACGAAGGTTACCCCCTGAGCACTGCTCTGGCACGGCCCCTAATTGCCATGAAGATTGTAGAACTGGCTGAAAAGGTTGGTGCAAATGCCATTGCCCATGGATGCACTGGTAAAGGGAATGATCAGTTCCGATTCGAGTCCATAATCCGATCTTACTCAGATTGCAATGTTATCGCTCCCATACGGGATCTGAACCTCACCCGGACTGAAGAAGTAAAGTATGCCCAGTCCCATGGAATACCCCTCCCTTCAGATAAACTTTACAGCATCGATGAGAACCTGTGGGGCCGTTCCATAGAAGGAGACATCCTGGAGGACCCCATGGTGGAAACCCCGGAAGAAGCCTTTAACTGGACCAGATCCACTGAGAATGCCCCGGATGAGGCAGAGATAATTGAGATATCCTTTGAGGAAGGTGTTCCCATTGAAATCAACGGAGAACTCATGGGGCCCCTGGATATAATTCAAAGGGCCAATGAAATTGCAGGTATCCACGGAATTGGAAGAGTGGATATCATGGAAGACAGGATCATAGGTTTAAAATCAAGGGAAAACTACGAAACCCCTGGTGCTGTTCTGTTAATCGCTGCTCACCGTGCCCTGGACCAGTTGGTTTTAACCAGAGAGGAATTAAAATTCTCTGAAATTGCATCGCAAACCTACTCCGAACTGGTATACAACGGATTATGGCATGAACCATTAAGAGAAGATCTTGATCAGCTTATTGACAGCATGCAGGGACGTGTATCCGGTACTGTCCGGTTAAAACTGCACAAGGGCAGTATACGCGTCTTAGGAAGAGAATCACCCTTCAGCCTGTACCAGGAGGAAGCTGTTTCCTTTGAAGATAAAGAGATGGACCAACGGGAAATGGCAGGTATGGTTAAAAATTACGGGATTCAAGCGGCCTGTTATCAGGATATCTGCCGTAGAAAATGA
- a CDS encoding methyl-coenzyme M reductase operon protein D (PFAM: Methyl-coenzyme M reductase operon protein D~TIGRFAM: methyl-coenzyme M reductase operon protein D), with the protein MEQIKAIDVKIFPHRRLKPETTEKILNELLDLEGVLRFLVNGESLPKVVGYGPARGTSVNHPDRKIITVKGKEVELLVSVGDIVVTIRHENLEEFVEKTKTILEETLNFGFDVGVGIFTRTKTTVSDHLKVGYGIEENVDPSLIGLVDPKTNSKETVKLIGD; encoded by the coding sequence ATGGAACAAATCAAGGCCATTGATGTGAAGATATTTCCTCACAGGCGCCTGAAACCAGAAACCACTGAGAAAATTCTCAATGAGTTACTGGACCTGGAGGGAGTTTTAAGATTCCTAGTGAACGGAGAATCCCTACCCAAAGTTGTGGGATACGGTCCTGCAAGGGGAACCAGTGTTAACCATCCTGATAGAAAGATCATTACTGTGAAAGGAAAAGAAGTTGAACTTTTAGTTTCTGTTGGAGACATAGTAGTCACCATAAGACATGAAAACCTGGAAGAATTTGTTGAAAAAACAAAAACCATCCTTGAAGAAACCCTAAATTTCGGTTTTGATGTAGGAGTAGGTATTTTCACCAGAACAAAGACTACTGTATCGGATCATTTGAAAGTAGGCTACGGTATTGAAGAAAATGTTGATCCCAGCCTCATAGGACTAGTAGATCCCAAGACCAATTCCAAAGAAACTGTGAAGTTAATAGGTGATTGA
- a CDS encoding putative TIM-barrel fold metal-dependent hydrolase (PFAM: Amidohydrolase family), with amino-acid sequence MIYSKLGAFQIRDFIIRKNEVVLLKKDRINGEKDTTETKKPIAFTSGNIVTMDPEIDNPEVLIIQNNRIVDVGDKEILKSYDEFELIDLNGQTLMPAFIDAHNHLSFGCLLQKGANLRGILKKEDVLQKIKNYVLDHPGNGWVIAYPWMDVHQGGSEFTQEDLDDLNFDRPILLIHHSFHKSVANSMALKLADIRIATEDPSCGMIVRDEKRNPTGLLIECAQIPLFELAMESNQETNPTEYANLIEKHARELLPFGITAVQDPGVTPRAEAAYRILTNEGRLPVSVLMMPHGEAMLDNQGISCLDGPVTGTGDEWLRVGPVKLFADGGVAGSMAFSGEINGEQYQFGKERDDFEDKLIEATKEGFRVCVHSIGNAATEAVLNSFEKAIQEAPDGFEIRPRLEHLFLLSEDQIKRLSSMKGCSAVQACFLEGSQGLKEIHFEGLNWFRFKDMAEEGVILAGSSDAPGGFMDGRDPIKSAAMGSKMSDNTGNILFPNQGLPFEKWLWMYTAGAAYAGGLENERGMLKKGLVADMIILEGELNPEDPPLVVETWKNGKKVHSKDKN; translated from the coding sequence ATGATTTACTCAAAATTAGGAGCTTTTCAAATTAGGGATTTTATTATTAGAAAAAATGAGGTGGTACTTTTGAAAAAAGATAGAATAAATGGGGAAAAAGATACAACAGAAACTAAAAAACCCATAGCATTCACCAGTGGGAATATAGTGACTATGGATCCTGAAATAGATAATCCTGAAGTGCTGATCATCCAAAATAATCGTATTGTGGACGTAGGTGATAAGGAAATACTGAAATCATATGATGAATTCGAGTTAATAGACCTCAACGGCCAGACATTAATGCCGGCATTCATCGATGCCCATAACCACCTATCATTCGGATGTCTCCTGCAGAAAGGGGCTAATTTAAGAGGTATACTTAAAAAGGAGGATGTACTTCAAAAGATTAAAAATTATGTTCTGGATCATCCTGGAAACGGATGGGTAATTGCTTATCCCTGGATGGATGTGCACCAAGGAGGTAGTGAATTCACACAAGAAGACTTGGACGACCTCAATTTTGATAGGCCCATACTTTTAATACACCACAGTTTCCATAAGAGTGTGGCAAATTCCATGGCCCTTAAATTGGCTGATATTCGTATTGCAACGGAAGATCCAAGTTGTGGAATGATAGTTCGCGACGAGAAACGAAATCCAACGGGATTGCTAATTGAATGTGCCCAAATTCCACTATTTGAATTAGCAATGGAATCAAACCAGGAAACTAACCCAACAGAATATGCTAATCTTATAGAAAAACATGCAAGGGAACTTTTACCATTCGGAATTACTGCAGTACAGGATCCAGGAGTTACTCCCCGTGCAGAGGCCGCTTACCGAATTCTGACTAATGAAGGCAGATTACCGGTTTCAGTGCTCATGATGCCCCATGGTGAGGCTATGCTGGATAACCAGGGAATCAGTTGTCTTGATGGGCCGGTTACCGGGACTGGTGATGAATGGTTGCGTGTAGGTCCAGTGAAACTATTTGCGGATGGAGGAGTAGCGGGTTCCATGGCATTTTCTGGTGAAATTAATGGAGAACAGTATCAATTTGGTAAAGAAAGGGACGACTTTGAAGATAAACTGATTGAAGCCACCAAGGAGGGTTTCAGAGTATGTGTTCATTCCATAGGAAATGCAGCAACTGAAGCTGTTCTTAATTCCTTTGAAAAGGCAATTCAAGAAGCTCCAGATGGTTTTGAAATTAGGCCCCGTTTAGAACATCTGTTCCTCTTGAGTGAAGATCAGATTAAACGCTTATCTTCCATGAAAGGATGTTCAGCAGTACAGGCCTGTTTTTTAGAAGGGTCACAGGGCCTGAAAGAAATACATTTTGAAGGTTTGAACTGGTTTAGATTTAAAGATATGGCAGAAGAAGGGGTTATTCTGGCTGGTTCTAGTGATGCCCCGGGTGGATTCATGGATGGAAGAGACCCCATCAAATCTGCAGCCATGGGATCTAAAATGAGCGACAACACTGGAAATATATTATTCCCTAATCAGGGACTGCCTTTTGAAAAATGGTTATGGATGTATACTGCCGGAGCTGCCTATGCCGGTGGGCTTGAAAACGAGAGAGGGATGCTCAAAAAAGGTTTGGTTGCAGATATGATTATTCTTGAGGGAGAGTTAAATCCTGAAGATCCACCCTTAGTAGTCGAGACCTGGAAAAATGGTAAAAAAGTGCACTCAAAGGACAAAAATTAA
- a CDS encoding methyl-coenzyme M reductase operon protein D (PFAM: Methyl-coenzyme M reductase operon protein D~TIGRFAM: methyl-coenzyme M reductase operon protein D): MDIEIFPHRLLSADTTAKLLNDLGKIEGIERIVIQGQRLPPEEIGHPDRKTITIKGEKIDLQVKTGRVLVEISSEETIDEIRTLCGYHLPFGFNLHTGTYIRKKKTVSDGLKYGESLEEIPDEMVGLTDQNAQLAERATIIKKK; the protein is encoded by the coding sequence ATGGACATTGAAATATTCCCACATCGGCTTTTAAGCGCCGATACCACTGCAAAACTTTTAAATGATCTTGGAAAAATTGAAGGTATTGAAAGAATAGTTATACAGGGTCAGAGACTTCCACCAGAAGAAATAGGACACCCAGATCGTAAAACTATAACTATTAAAGGTGAAAAAATAGATTTACAGGTTAAAACAGGTAGAGTTCTAGTGGAAATTAGCTCTGAAGAAACCATAGATGAAATACGGACTTTATGTGGTTATCATCTTCCTTTTGGATTTAACTTACATACCGGAACCTACATTCGTAAAAAGAAAACCGTAAGTGATGGATTGAAATATGGGGAATCATTAGAAGAAATTCCAGATGAAATGGTGGGTTTAACTGATCAGAATGCTCAGCTTGCTGAGAGAGCCACAATAATCAAAAAAAAATGA
- a CDS encoding drug resistance transporter, EmrB/QacA subfamily (PFAM: Major Facilitator Superfamily~TIGRFAM: drug resistance transporter, EmrB/QacA subfamily): MGESIKNESELQENIYKNKNAILITVLIGILMSVLDGYMVTIALPTITTHFNISLSSSQWIITGYLAVMTGLFIFFGKISEYTGKTKLFIVGWILFTLSSLACGFAASINTLIIFRITQAIGASMVAGVSGAIIFHSFPPNEIGKAMGYFGAVVAIGSLIGPGLGGYITNTIGWQYIFFINVPIGIFLLVCALKYLKIPETTTPHLHLDWIGSISLVILVAALLLFCGELAKNVAISTPLIAYGVTFILALITFCWQESRSENPLLEISIFHNKMFTMPVLSVFIFSVALNMAIVIGPFYLQGVMNYSPSQVGLLFMLVPLAMMFASPLGGRMYDKYHSKYASGLSMLISAISFILLGYGYLIGNIGIIIGSLFLWGIGQGLFTSPNTTETMISLPREKTAIASSVSTTAKSLGGALGVSFASILTLVGMNITGYTGNMLLAGSQLLSNSISTIMFIAGGLCIIATITSILRNVRGV; the protein is encoded by the coding sequence ATGGGAGAATCTATTAAAAATGAATCTGAACTACAGGAAAACATTTACAAAAATAAGAATGCCATCTTAATCACGGTTTTGATAGGCATATTAATGTCGGTGCTGGATGGATACATGGTAACCATAGCACTGCCAACCATCACCACACACTTTAATATTAGCTTATCATCTTCACAATGGATCATAACCGGTTATCTGGCAGTAATGACCGGTCTGTTTATTTTCTTTGGAAAAATTTCTGAATATACTGGAAAAACAAAACTATTCATAGTCGGATGGATTTTATTCACCTTAAGCTCATTAGCATGCGGTTTTGCCGCCAGTATTAACACACTTATAATTTTCCGCATAACTCAGGCCATTGGTGCTTCAATGGTTGCCGGAGTATCCGGAGCCATCATATTCCACTCATTTCCACCAAATGAAATAGGAAAGGCAATGGGCTATTTTGGAGCTGTAGTAGCCATTGGATCTTTAATAGGTCCAGGACTTGGAGGTTACATAACCAACACCATCGGATGGCAATATATATTCTTCATTAACGTTCCCATAGGTATTTTTTTACTGGTTTGTGCCTTGAAATATCTGAAAATTCCTGAAACCACCACACCTCACCTTCACCTGGACTGGATAGGCTCGATTTCCCTGGTTATCCTGGTGGCTGCCCTATTGTTATTCTGCGGTGAACTTGCCAAAAACGTGGCCATCAGCACTCCATTAATTGCATACGGAGTTACATTCATTTTAGCACTTATCACATTCTGCTGGCAGGAATCCCGGAGTGAAAATCCACTGCTGGAGATAAGTATATTCCACAATAAAATGTTCACAATGCCAGTACTGAGTGTGTTCATCTTCTCAGTAGCCTTAAACATGGCCATTGTAATCGGGCCTTTCTACCTTCAGGGAGTTATGAATTACAGTCCGTCACAGGTTGGATTATTATTCATGCTGGTTCCCCTGGCAATGATGTTCGCATCTCCATTAGGTGGAAGAATGTATGATAAGTACCATTCTAAATACGCATCAGGACTCAGCATGTTAATATCAGCAATTTCCTTCATTTTACTGGGCTACGGATACTTGATAGGAAATATAGGCATTATAATCGGGTCTTTATTCCTGTGGGGGATTGGACAGGGCCTATTCACCAGCCCTAACACTACAGAAACCATGATTTCACTCCCCAGGGAAAAAACAGCCATTGCATCCAGTGTTTCAACCACTGCCAAAAGTCTGGGAGGAGCATTGGGGGTTTCTTTTGCCAGCATTCTCACCTTAGTTGGGATGAATATCACAGGATACACCGGAAATATGTTACTAGCAGGATCACAACTACTTTCTAACTCCATAAGCACCATTATGTTCATAGCTGGAGGGCTATGTATCATAGCCACAATAACATCTATTTTAAGGAATGTTAGAGGGGTTTAA
- a CDS encoding methyl-coenzyme M reductase, beta subunit (PFAM: Methyl-coenzyme M reductase beta subunit, C-terminal domain; Methyl-coenzyme M reductase beta subunit, N-terminal domain~TIGRFAM: methyl-coenzyme M reductase, beta subunit): MPTYEDKIDLYGADGKLLESDVPLEAVSPMLNPTIENIVQEVKRSVAVNLAGIEKSLDKAAYGGKSNFIPGRELKLPIVENVAILAEKIEKMIRVDDEDDFNLKLINKGDQLLVQLPSQRMKMAGDYTVSTMVTGSAVVQAIIDTFNVDKFDASAIKTAVLGQYPQTVDFSGANVSALLGPPQMLEGMGYGLRNIMANHVVAITKKNTLNAVALSSLLEQTANFEMGDAIGAFERFHLLGLAYQGLNANNLVFDLVKQNGKGTVGTVVNSLVERALDDGVIKVAKTMPSGYNIYEPVDWALWNAYAAAGLMSSVIVNIGASRAAQGVASTLLYYNDILEFETSLPGVDYGRVEGTGVGMSFFSHSIYGGGGPGIFHGNHVVTRHSKGFAVPCTAAAMCMDAGTQMFSPEMTSGMVGSIYSDIEYFKEPLKYIADGAREIKDQI; the protein is encoded by the coding sequence ATGCCAACCTATGAAGACAAAATAGACCTATATGGCGCAGATGGTAAGCTTTTAGAGAGCGATGTCCCTTTAGAAGCAGTAAGTCCAATGTTAAACCCCACAATTGAAAATATTGTGCAGGAAGTCAAGCGATCCGTTGCAGTTAACTTGGCCGGTATTGAAAAATCACTGGACAAAGCAGCTTACGGTGGCAAATCTAATTTTATTCCAGGAAGAGAATTGAAACTACCAATTGTAGAAAACGTCGCTATCCTGGCAGAAAAAATTGAAAAAATGATCCGCGTTGATGATGAAGACGACTTCAACCTCAAACTCATCAACAAAGGGGACCAGCTTCTGGTACAGTTACCATCCCAGCGGATGAAAATGGCTGGTGACTACACAGTTTCCACCATGGTTACTGGATCAGCAGTGGTTCAGGCTATTATCGACACTTTCAACGTAGACAAGTTCGATGCATCAGCTATAAAAACCGCTGTTTTAGGTCAATACCCACAGACAGTTGATTTCTCAGGTGCTAATGTCAGTGCCTTACTCGGCCCACCACAGATGCTGGAAGGTATGGGTTACGGTCTGCGAAACATCATGGCCAACCACGTGGTAGCCATAACCAAGAAAAACACCTTAAACGCAGTAGCTTTATCATCACTCCTGGAACAAACAGCTAACTTTGAAATGGGAGACGCTATAGGTGCATTCGAAAGATTCCATCTCTTAGGACTAGCTTACCAGGGCCTAAACGCCAACAACTTGGTATTCGATCTGGTTAAACAAAACGGTAAAGGAACTGTGGGAACTGTCGTGAACTCACTGGTGGAAAGAGCACTTGATGACGGAGTTATCAAAGTAGCCAAAACCATGCCATCAGGATACAACATCTACGAACCAGTAGACTGGGCATTATGGAATGCATATGCAGCAGCAGGACTCATGAGTTCCGTTATTGTTAACATCGGTGCTTCCAGAGCAGCTCAGGGAGTTGCATCAACCCTACTGTACTACAATGACATACTTGAATTTGAAACCAGCCTACCCGGTGTGGACTACGGTCGCGTAGAAGGAACCGGTGTGGGAATGAGCTTCTTCTCTCACTCCATCTATGGAGGCGGAGGTCCAGGTATCTTCCACGGAAACCACGTTGTAACCAGGCACAGTAAAGGATTCGCAGTGCCATGTACAGCAGCAGCAATGTGTATGGACGCTGGAACCCAGATGTTCTCCCCAGAAATGACATCCGGAATGGTGGGAAGCATATACAGCGATATCGAATATTTCAAAGAGCCTCTCAAGTACATAGCTGATGGAGCTCGCGAAATAAAAGATCAGATATAA